The following are encoded together in the Armatimonadota bacterium genome:
- a CDS encoding trypsin-like peptidase domain-containing protein, with protein MSYYSPRLIGGSLDSGLIPKTGLALFLGILLALVCAGVAVGYAFFGPSDVVERIKLATVWIIVDGDTQGSGVIIREDGYVLTAAHVVKGGKCGEIIAVFKSGQKDAEKIAATCTEHVGTPAGPHPSEIGKDYALLKLEADHPLPTLPVIGSDQVTEGTRVFVAGFPLGEELAQSYYGPNVRVEPGHVTTVMRGGEQGAIAFNTDARTVQGMSGGPCTTDRGEVVGIISMGSENAATYLTLPTSRFKHVWEPLKK; from the coding sequence ATGTCCTACTATAGTCCCCGGCTCATCGGCGGCTCCCTGGACTCGGGGCTGATCCCCAAGACCGGCCTGGCGCTGTTCCTCGGCATACTATTGGCGCTCGTGTGTGCGGGTGTCGCGGTAGGCTACGCCTTCTTCGGTCCCAGTGACGTGGTTGAGCGGATCAAGCTCGCCACGGTCTGGATCATCGTGGACGGCGATACCCAGGGCAGCGGGGTCATCATTCGAGAAGACGGTTACGTGCTCACGGCCGCCCATGTGGTGAAGGGCGGCAAGTGCGGCGAGATCATCGCGGTCTTCAAGAGTGGGCAGAAGGACGCCGAGAAGATCGCGGCTACCTGCACCGAGCACGTGGGCACGCCCGCAGGTCCGCATCCTTCGGAGATTGGTAAGGACTATGCCCTGTTGAAGCTCGAAGCAGACCATCCTCTGCCCACGCTGCCCGTGATTGGCAGCGACCAGGTCACTGAAGGCACGAGGGTCTTCGTGGCCGGCTTCCCCTTGGGCGAAGAGCTTGCTCAGAGCTACTACGGGCCCAACGTTCGCGTGGAGCCGGGTCACGTAACCACCGTCATGCGCGGCGGCGAGCAAGGGGCCATTGCCTTCAACACCGATGCCCGGACGGTGCAGGGCATGAGTGGTGGCCCGTGCACAACAGACCGAGGCGAGGTCGTCGGCATCATCTCAATGGGCAGCGAAAATGCGGCAACCTACCTGACCCTGCCCACATCCCGCTTCAAGCACGTCTGGGAGCCGCTGAAGAAATAG
- a CDS encoding Hsp70 family protein, whose product MNCPTCGFETGRAVNFCPHCGWPAGRLEAELPGRELGVADAGDSTAPLVLRNVGAGYVEYRVRVGPDQPWGHLVTLQHQRTTELPERRLAPGATDNSLRVGVDPESLPADARFLVLEISSSDRGGTRPDEPRPWDPTHHRWRTWRLEVPLRRLGKAEIIVGAELVVFTARTREIRVPVRNLGGTGATVSLGPIPEGIRAGWEEPPTSPADDVLEITFEDAAPVPLGSETSTIVPAGSVRLLILRARDDFQGVARLNIDCGRAPKTLLLYAEFRRDEPDIVQRWTLGLDFGTAKSAVYYTDNWVDPRDREPRPVLWPMAPGSAERTATTTRSAILYRADSPVPLCGHNVVVAAGAEGPGQMVVESMKTRLRGAAAEQTVSLPGGRELSPVQMVAEFMRYLMDEVRAAGPFRGQVDMDARLVLTLPVMEDAAAYASQRDHTLRAAEMAGLAVEDILTPSEPECAALDLMHSLRRGDYTFDGRTYHLQDGELILVFDCGAGTTDVAVLQVAVSDGTFRAVQRCAAGYRFGGDTVDDLLLSWLLDQRADQVRFGWDGARALMKLPGMDRPLSIHAAREECRRLKESLFLPGAPSAVREFHTDLGSFQISPAHVERLVVPFLESICSAGIMPDPALFFPNLNAALDDRLRQALWREMTLTARARIRSLAQMLSDAGLRRGDITFLFITGGTGQIPVIAPRLYDALGKSQRVVVATPADCTVNVARGASLYYDYRVDGILACDLDLVVADPESGDEFVRQRLCPRGALPGISTERALRIGAREDLRVELRANYAPDGPEGAISIHHVRNPAPEPRQLVISAEYGSDQCFWWRAAFLEGETAIPREAALRL is encoded by the coding sequence ATGAACTGCCCTACCTGCGGCTTTGAAACAGGGCGCGCGGTGAACTTCTGCCCCCATTGTGGCTGGCCGGCCGGTCGACTGGAGGCTGAGCTTCCCGGGCGCGAGCTTGGCGTTGCGGATGCGGGGGACTCCACCGCACCCCTTGTCCTGCGCAATGTGGGCGCGGGATACGTGGAGTACCGGGTCCGCGTGGGCCCGGACCAGCCCTGGGGACATCTCGTCACGCTTCAGCACCAACGCACGACGGAGCTTCCCGAACGCCGCCTTGCACCCGGAGCGACAGACAACAGCCTGCGGGTGGGCGTTGATCCCGAATCATTGCCTGCGGATGCGCGTTTCCTGGTGCTCGAGATCAGCTCCTCTGATCGCGGCGGCACACGCCCCGACGAGCCTCGCCCGTGGGACCCGACCCATCACCGCTGGCGGACCTGGCGCCTGGAAGTTCCGCTGCGGCGCCTTGGGAAGGCCGAGATCATCGTGGGCGCTGAGCTGGTGGTCTTCACCGCGCGCACTCGCGAGATTCGGGTGCCTGTGCGCAATCTCGGTGGAACCGGCGCGACGGTGTCGCTGGGCCCGATACCGGAGGGGATCCGTGCGGGGTGGGAAGAGCCCCCGACAAGCCCGGCTGATGATGTGCTGGAGATCACCTTCGAGGACGCAGCCCCGGTTCCGCTGGGGTCCGAGACCAGCACCATCGTCCCTGCGGGATCCGTGCGGCTCCTGATTCTGCGTGCCCGGGACGATTTCCAAGGGGTGGCGCGCCTGAATATTGATTGTGGGCGCGCCCCGAAAACCCTCCTCTTGTATGCCGAGTTTCGCCGGGATGAGCCCGACATCGTGCAGCGCTGGACCCTGGGTTTGGACTTCGGAACCGCGAAGTCTGCGGTCTACTATACCGACAACTGGGTGGACCCGCGAGACCGCGAACCTCGCCCGGTCCTGTGGCCGATGGCTCCCGGCTCAGCGGAACGCACCGCAACCACGACGCGCTCGGCCATCTTATACCGCGCAGATTCTCCCGTCCCCCTTTGTGGGCACAATGTTGTGGTTGCCGCAGGAGCTGAAGGCCCGGGGCAGATGGTGGTTGAATCGATGAAAACCCGCCTGAGAGGCGCCGCGGCCGAGCAGACCGTGAGCCTTCCTGGTGGCCGCGAGTTGTCGCCTGTACAGATGGTCGCAGAGTTCATGCGCTACCTCATGGACGAAGTTCGCGCCGCCGGGCCCTTCCGTGGGCAGGTGGACATGGATGCTCGGCTTGTCCTCACGCTTCCGGTCATGGAAGACGCGGCTGCTTACGCCAGCCAACGGGATCATACCCTCCGGGCAGCCGAGATGGCGGGTCTGGCAGTCGAGGACATACTCACCCCCAGCGAACCCGAGTGCGCGGCGCTGGACCTCATGCATAGCCTGCGCCGAGGCGACTACACCTTCGACGGCCGAACCTATCATCTGCAGGACGGGGAGCTGATACTCGTCTTCGACTGCGGAGCGGGGACTACAGACGTCGCGGTCTTGCAGGTGGCGGTTTCGGACGGCACATTCCGGGCCGTCCAGCGCTGTGCAGCCGGTTACCGTTTCGGTGGAGACACCGTGGACGACTTGCTCCTGTCGTGGCTCCTGGATCAGCGCGCGGACCAGGTGCGTTTCGGATGGGATGGTGCCCGGGCGCTGATGAAACTGCCGGGGATGGATCGGCCCCTGTCCATCCACGCGGCGCGCGAGGAGTGTCGGCGGCTCAAGGAGAGCCTTTTCCTGCCCGGCGCACCATCGGCGGTTCGCGAGTTCCACACCGACCTGGGCTCCTTCCAGATCAGCCCCGCTCACGTGGAGCGCCTGGTGGTCCCGTTCCTGGAAAGCATCTGCAGCGCCGGGATCATGCCCGACCCGGCGCTCTTCTTCCCGAATCTCAATGCGGCTCTGGATGACCGACTGCGGCAGGCATTGTGGCGCGAAATGACCCTTACAGCCCGGGCGCGCATTCGCTCGCTGGCCCAGATGCTCTCCGATGCCGGGCTGCGCAGGGGAGACATCACGTTCCTGTTCATCACCGGCGGCACCGGGCAGATACCCGTCATTGCGCCACGCTTGTACGATGCCCTGGGAAAGTCCCAGCGCGTCGTGGTCGCGACGCCGGCAGACTGCACGGTGAATGTTGCACGAGGGGCATCCCTGTACTACGACTACCGCGTGGACGGCATTCTCGCCTGCGACTTGGACCTGGTGGTGGCCGATCCGGAATCGGGGGACGAATTCGTCCGCCAGCGCCTGTGCCCACGGGGCGCTCTGCCGGGGATCAGTACCGAACGCGCCCTGCGCATTGGGGCACGTGAGGATCTGCGGGTGGAGTTGCGGGCCAATTACGCGCCGGATGGCCCTGAAGGCGCGATTTCGATCCATCATGTGCGCAATCCTGCGCCTGAGCCGCGCCAGCTTGTGATCAGCGCGGAGTATGGCAGCGACCAGTGTTTTTGGTGGCGTGCCGCGTTTCTGGAGGGGGAGACGGCAATCCCGCGCGAGGCGGCGCTGAGGTTGTGA